A genome region from Pygocentrus nattereri isolate fPygNat1 chromosome 6, fPygNat1.pri, whole genome shotgun sequence includes the following:
- the slc9a2 gene encoding sodium/hydrogen exchanger 2 has translation MGFLSYIRPVFAIYISCAVLALLAFGTTTEVSPKPATTKPPYKSTALGPINTVPKVFPEPEKTYLPLFTINYPRVQIPFEITLWVLLASFAKIGFHVYHKITIWVPETCLLIAIGLIVGAIMYSVHEQPPAVLTSSIFFLYMLPPIVLDSAYFMPTQAFFENMGTVLWFSIVGTLWNSIGVGISLYGVCQIQALGVQDINLQENLLFASIISAVDPVAVLTVFEDVNIHEQLYIVVFGESLFNDAVTVVLYNLFNHVAELPVVDATDVLLGVVRFFLVGIGGMLFGFVFGFVAAFTTRFTKKVREIEPLFIFMYSYLAYLLAELISISSIMAIVTCALTMKYYVEENVSQRSCTTIRHVIKMLGTVSETLIFFFLGVVTITTDHEWNWGYILFTLMFAQIWRSLGIVVLTQIINPFRTIPFNFKDQFGLAYGGLRGAITFALVYTLPDTIVQKKLFVTATIVIIIFTVFIQGVSIRPIIELMNVRKTNRNLGTINVEIHSRLMEHIIAGVEDLCGQWSHHSLKDKFMRFNNRYIRKILIRDDRPESSIVALYKKLELQNAMEVLDTISGDISAAPSLISLHEEKTSKSSSKPKKPFLASDLIAMHEILSKNMYKIRERTVSYTNKHALPNDSRAREILVRRHTSIRRSLRARSFQGSEAMRSQKYFSLPLGQSLDYRSAAERFCHNGDGDTAFELSSWSARPRSKQPRLSSSRTTRLDTLTEVHSVASVEDEVREEQRGPGPSHVSSSSTDSRPRAPHQRYGSSGKLSIVDSDAEAEEQQPVPPPSAWIPEPPDQGSSGPQNPLLRRAQWKPQDQ, from the exons ATGGGCTTTTTGTCTTACATCAGGCCAGTTTTTGCCATTTACATATCTTGTGCAGTGCTGGCATTGCTCGCTTTTGGAACTACCACAGAGGTTTCACCGAAACCAGCAACTACTAAGCCTCCATATAAATCTACAGCACTTGGGCCAATAAATACTGTTCCTAAGGTGTTTCCTGAACCAGAGAAGACCTACCTCCCCCTGTTCACCATCAATTACCCTCGTGTTCAGATTCCTTTTGAGATTACATTATGGGTGTTGCTGGCTTCATTTGCGAAAATAG GTTTTCATGTGTACCATAAGATCACAATTTGGGTTCCAGAGACCTGCTTGCTGATTGCTATTGGCCTTATTGTGGGAGCCATTATGTACTCTGTGCATGAACAGCCTCCAGCCGTCCTCACCTCCAGCATCTTCTTCCTCTACATGCTGCCTCCCATTGTCCTTGACTCGGCTTACTTCATGCCCACTCAGGCCTTCTTTGAGAACATGGGCACAGTGCTGTGGTTTTCCATTGTAGGCACATTGTGGAACTCCATCGGTGTTGGAATCTCTCTTTATGGTGTGTGTCAGATCCAGGCCCTTGGGGTTCAGGACATCAACCTGCAGGAAAACCTGCTCTTTGCCTCCATCATCTCAGCTGTGGATCCAGTGGCAGTGCTCACTGTTTTTGAAGATGTGAACATCCATGAGCAGCTTTACATTGTGGTGTTTGGCGAATCCCTATTTAATGATGCTGTCACTGTG GTGCTGTATAATCTCTTCAACCACGTGGCGGAACTGCCAGTGGTGGACGCTACAGATGTACTGCTGGGAGTGGTGCGTTTTTTTCTGGTGGGCATAGGTGGAATGCTCTTTGGTTTCGTGTTTGGCTTTGTGGCAGCTTTCACCACACGCTTCACgaagaaggtgagagagatCGAGCCCCTTTTCATCTTCATGTATAGCTACCTGGCCTATCTGCTGGCTGAGCTTATCTCCATCTCCAGCATCATGGC CATTGTGACCTGTGCCTTGACCATGAAGTACTACGTGGAAGAGAATGTGTCCCAGCGCTCGTGCACCACTATTCGTCATGTCATCAAAATGCTTGGCACAGTGTCAGAGACACTCATCTTCTTCTTCCTGGGTGTTGTTACCATAACAACTGATCATGAGTGGAACTGGGGTTACATCCTCTTCACTCTGATGTTTGCCCAAATCTGGAGAAGCCTGG GCATCGTGGTCCTAACACAGATCATTAACCCTTTCCGCACCATTCCGTTTAACTTTAAAGACCAGTTTGGTCTTGCCTATGGTGGTCTTAGAGGGGCAATAACATTTGCCTTGGTCTACACTCTTCCAGACACTATTGtgcaaaaaaaactttttgtcaCAGCCACAattgtcatcatcatcttcacagTCTTCATCCAG GGTGTCAGTATAAGGCCAATTATTGAACTGATGAATGTTCGTAAGACCAACCGGAATCTAGGCACCATCAATGTTGAGATCCACTCAAGG CTGATGGAACATATCATTGCGGGTGTAGAGGATTTGTGCGGACAATGGAGCCACCATTCCTTGAAAGATAA GTTTATGAGGTTTAATAACCGTTACATTCGTAAGATTTTGATCCGTGATGACCGCCCTGAGTCAAGTATTGTTGCGCTGTATAAGAAGTTGGAGCTTCAGAATGCCATGGAGGTTTTGGACACAATTTCTGGTGATATCAGTGCAGCACCTTCGCTCATCTCATTGCA tgAGGAGAAGACTTCTAAGAGTTCTTCTAAACCTAAGAAACCATTCTTGGCATCTGATCTGATAGCCATGCATGAAATCCTGTCAAAGAACATGTACAAGATCAGAGAGCGG ACAGTGTCCTACACCAATAAGCATGCCCTGCCCAATGACAGCAGAGCCAGAGAGATCCTGGTCAGGCGGCACACCAGTATCCGACGTAGCCTCAGAGCTAGAAGCTTCCAAGGCTCA GAAGCGATGAGATCCCAGAAGTACTTTTCTCTGCCTCTGGGTCAGAGTCTGGACTACAGATCTGCTGCAGAGAGATTCTGTCACAATG GCGATGGTGACACTGCCTTCGAACTCAGCTCTTGGTCAGCCAGACCCAGGTCTAAACAGCCTCGGCTCTCCTCATCCAGGACAACGAGACTGGACACTCTCACAGAGGTGCACTCTGTGGCTAGTGTTGAGGATGAAGTGAGGGAAGAGCAGAGGGGACCTGGGCCATCCCACGTGAGCTCCAGTTCCACTGACTCCAGACCGCGAGCTCCACACCAGCGCTACGGATCATCAGGCAAGCTTAGCATTGTAGACAGTGATGCCGAGGCTGAAGAACAGCAGCCCGTACCTCCTCCATCAGCATGGATTCCGGAGCCCCCTGACCAGGGCAGCAGTGGTCCACAGAATCCTCTGCTACGAAGAGCTCAGTGGAAGCCACAAGATCAGTAA